The following coding sequences lie in one Pseudomonas syringae CC1557 genomic window:
- a CDS encoding GntT/GntP/DsdX family permease translates to MTPLMLMVVAGAGIALLLFLVLKYKFQPFVALMLVSIIVALVAGVKPADLVATIEGGMGKTLGHIAIIIALGAMIGRIIELSGGAEALAKTLINRFGNKRTPLALTVAGFMVGIPVFFEVGVIILMPLAYGVARAARKPLLIFALPMCAALLAVHAFLPPHPGAVAAASQLGADLGRVLMLGIPIVAVLCAIGYFVAGRMTRKTYPMTDDIRAEVYGSHVTNEDLEAWARNDYSGVREATETRTLGAEESASSLASKLPPAPAPGFGLIIALILLPIVLILLGTLATTLLPATSTLRAVLTVIGAPLVALLIDTLLCAWLLGSRRGWSRSQVSDVIGSALPGVAMVILIAGAGGVFGKVLVDTGIGAVVSEALRNTGLPVLALGFLLTLLLRAVQGSTTVALVTTAGILSPLIATLDLSANHLALLCLAMGGGGLAMSHINDAGYWMFTKLAGLNVADGLRTWTVLVTLLGTLGFVITLLLWPFV, encoded by the coding sequence ATGACACCACTCATGTTGATGGTCGTGGCAGGTGCGGGCATCGCCCTGCTGCTGTTCCTGGTGCTCAAGTACAAATTTCAGCCATTCGTTGCGTTGATGCTGGTCAGTATCATCGTGGCGTTGGTCGCCGGTGTTAAGCCAGCCGATCTGGTTGCCACTATCGAAGGCGGCATGGGCAAGACGCTTGGCCATATCGCAATCATTATTGCGCTGGGCGCGATGATCGGACGCATCATCGAGCTGTCGGGCGGTGCCGAAGCGCTGGCCAAAACCCTGATCAACCGCTTCGGCAACAAGCGCACGCCGCTGGCCCTGACGGTTGCGGGCTTCATGGTCGGCATTCCGGTGTTCTTCGAGGTAGGCGTGATCATCCTCATGCCCTTGGCTTACGGTGTGGCACGGGCGGCACGCAAGCCGCTGCTGATTTTTGCACTGCCGATGTGTGCAGCTCTGCTGGCGGTGCATGCGTTCCTGCCGCCGCACCCCGGCGCAGTCGCCGCTGCCAGCCAGTTGGGCGCAGACCTGGGGCGTGTACTGATGCTGGGTATTCCAATCGTGGCGGTGCTCTGCGCAATCGGTTACTTCGTCGCAGGCCGCATGACGCGTAAAACCTACCCGATGACCGACGACATTCGCGCCGAAGTCTACGGCTCGCACGTCACCAACGAAGACCTCGAAGCCTGGGCGCGCAATGACTATTCAGGCGTGCGTGAAGCGACCGAAACCAGAACCCTGGGCGCCGAAGAAAGCGCCAGCAGCCTGGCGAGCAAACTGCCGCCTGCGCCTGCACCGGGTTTCGGGCTGATCATCGCCCTGATTCTATTGCCGATTGTGTTAATCCTGCTGGGCACCCTGGCAACCACCCTGCTGCCCGCCACCTCTACGCTGCGTGCAGTGCTGACCGTAATCGGTGCGCCGCTGGTTGCGCTGTTGATCGACACGCTGCTGTGCGCCTGGTTGCTGGGGTCGCGCCGTGGCTGGAGCCGTTCTCAGGTGTCCGACGTTATCGGCTCGGCCTTGCCGGGTGTAGCGATGGTGATCCTGATTGCGGGCGCCGGTGGCGTATTCGGCAAGGTGCTGGTCGATACCGGAATCGGTGCCGTGGTCTCCGAGGCGCTGCGCAACACTGGTCTGCCGGTGCTGGCGCTGGGCTTCCTGCTGACGCTGTTGCTGCGTGCCGTTCAAGGTTCTACCACCGTGGCGCTGGTGACCACGGCCGGTATTCTCAGCCCACTGATCGCCACGCTGGACCTGAGCGCCAACCATCTGGCCCTGCTGTGCCTGGCAATGGGCGGTGGCGGTCTGGCCATGTCGCACATCAACGATGCCGGTTACTGGATGTTCACCAAGCTGGCGGGCCTCAACGTCGCCGACGGCTTGCGCACCTGGACCGTGCTGGTCACGCTGCTCGGCACACTGGGCTTCGTGATCACCCTGCTGCTTTGGCCATTCGTCTGA
- the otnC gene encoding 3-oxo-tetronate 4-phosphate decarboxylase: MIDENALRQEICDVGRLLYGRGYTVGSAGNISARLDDGWLITPTDACLGRMDPADIAKVNLAGEWVSGSKPSKTLALHREVYDRNPQVGGVVHTHSTHLVALTLAGVWREDDILPPLTPYQVMKVGHIPLIAYERPGSPKVAERVAQLANSVRGVMLERLGPVVWESSVAKACYALEELEETARLWLMTEPRPEPLNPAALEELRQVFGAKW; the protein is encoded by the coding sequence ATGATCGATGAAAACGCTTTGCGTCAGGAAATCTGCGATGTCGGCAGGCTGTTGTACGGTCGTGGCTACACGGTCGGCAGCGCGGGCAACATCAGCGCACGACTCGACGACGGCTGGCTGATCACCCCGACCGATGCCTGCCTGGGCCGCATGGACCCGGCCGATATTGCCAAGGTCAATCTTGCCGGTGAGTGGGTGTCGGGCAGCAAGCCTTCCAAGACCCTGGCGCTGCACCGCGAAGTCTACGACCGCAACCCGCAGGTCGGCGGCGTGGTGCACACCCACTCGACGCATCTGGTCGCACTGACCCTGGCGGGCGTCTGGCGTGAAGACGACATTCTGCCGCCACTGACGCCGTATCAAGTCATGAAGGTCGGGCACATCCCGCTAATCGCTTACGAGCGTCCCGGCTCGCCGAAAGTTGCCGAGCGTGTGGCACAACTCGCCAATAGCGTGCGCGGCGTGATGCTCGAACGGCTCGGCCCGGTGGTCTGGGAAAGCTCGGTCGCCAAGGCCTGCTATGCCTTGGAAGAGCTGGAAGAAACTGCTCGCCTGTGGCTGATGACCGAGCCCAGACCCGAACCGCTTAACCCGGCGGCGCTTGAAGAGTTGCGTCAGGTGTTCGGTGCCAAGTGGTAA
- the otnK gene encoding 3-oxo-tetronate kinase yields the protein MSLNNARPLLGCIADDFTGATDLANMLVRGGMRTVQSIGIPGAEMAADLDADAIVIALKSRTTPSAEAVAESLAALEWLRERGCEQIFFKYCSTFDSTAAGNIGQVSEALLAQLGSDFTLACPAFPENGRTIFRGHLFVQDQLLSESGMQNHPLTPMTDANLVRVLQAQTSAKVGLLRYDTVAKGVDSVRSKIAELRAEGVSMAIADALSDADLYTLGEACADLPLLTGGSGLALGLPGNFRKAGKLRDIDAAKQIAISGGEVVLAGSASVATNGQVAAWLEDNRPALRINPLDLAAGKPVVEQALAFARDSGQTVLIYATSTPDEVKAVQKELGVERSGAMVEAALGEIAKGLLDAGVRRFVVAGGETSGAVVQALGVQLLQIGAQIDPGVPATVSSGAQPLALALKSGNFGARDFFAKALKQLAGAA from the coding sequence ATGAGCCTGAACAACGCTCGCCCGCTGCTGGGCTGTATTGCTGACGATTTCACCGGCGCGACCGACCTGGCCAATATGCTGGTGCGTGGCGGCATGCGTACGGTGCAGAGCATCGGCATTCCCGGCGCCGAGATGGCGGCGGATCTGGACGCCGATGCAATTGTCATCGCACTGAAATCGCGTACTACGCCCAGCGCTGAAGCGGTGGCTGAATCCCTGGCTGCGCTGGAGTGGCTGCGCGAACGCGGCTGCGAGCAAATCTTTTTCAAATACTGCTCGACCTTCGATTCGACTGCCGCCGGTAACATCGGTCAGGTCAGCGAGGCGTTACTGGCGCAATTGGGCAGCGATTTCACTCTCGCCTGCCCGGCCTTCCCGGAAAACGGTCGCACCATCTTCCGTGGTCACCTGTTTGTGCAGGACCAGTTGCTCAGCGAATCGGGCATGCAGAACCACCCGCTCACGCCTATGACCGATGCCAACCTGGTGCGTGTGCTGCAAGCGCAAACCTCCGCCAAGGTCGGCCTGTTGCGTTACGACACGGTCGCCAAAGGCGTCGACAGCGTGCGCAGCAAAATTGCCGAACTGCGTGCCGAGGGCGTGAGCATGGCGATTGCTGACGCCCTGTCGGACGCCGACCTGTACACGCTGGGCGAAGCCTGCGCCGACCTGCCGCTGCTGACCGGTGGTTCAGGGTTGGCACTGGGCCTGCCTGGCAACTTCCGCAAGGCGGGCAAGCTGCGCGACATTGACGCGGCTAAACAAATAGCCATCAGTGGTGGTGAAGTGGTACTGGCTGGCAGCGCCTCGGTCGCCACCAACGGTCAGGTTGCGGCCTGGCTGGAAGACAACCGTCCTGCCTTGCGCATCAATCCGCTGGATCTGGCCGCAGGCAAACCGGTGGTTGAACAGGCACTGGCGTTTGCCAGAGACTCCGGGCAAACCGTGTTGATCTATGCCACCAGCACCCCGGATGAAGTCAAAGCCGTGCAGAAAGAATTGGGCGTCGAACGCTCCGGTGCAATGGTCGAAGCCGCGCTGGGCGAGATCGCCAAAGGCCTGCTGGACGCTGGCGTGCGGCGCTTCGTAGTGGCGGGAGGCGAAACCTCCGGCGCAGTGGTTCAAGCACTGGGCGTGCAATTGCTACAGATTGGCGCACAGATTGATCCGGGCGTTCCGGCCACCGTCAGCAGTGGCGCTCAACCGCTGGCACTGGCGCTGAAATCCGGCAATTTCGGCGCACGCGACTTCTTCGCCAAGGCCCTCAAGCAATTGGCGGGGGCAGCCTGA
- the ltnD gene encoding L-threonate dehydrogenase, producing the protein MNSKNVGVIGLGAMGLGIARSLLRSGFNVHACDVRSSVTEAFAQEGGVACESPASMAAACDVIITVVVNAEQTETVLFGENGAVAALRPGSLVIGCATVAPTFAVELGERLAAQHLLYLDAPISGGAAKAASGQMTMMTSGPADSYAKAEAILNGMAGKVYRLGDVHGLGSKVKIINQLLAGVHIAASAEAMALGLREGVDADALYEVITNSAGNSWMFENRVPHILNADYTPLSAVDIFVKDLGLVLDTARSSKFPLPLSATAHQMFMQASSAGFGREDDSAVIKIFPGIELPKAKPEKA; encoded by the coding sequence ATGAACAGCAAAAATGTTGGCGTTATCGGCCTGGGTGCGATGGGCCTGGGCATTGCCCGCTCGTTGCTGCGCAGCGGTTTCAATGTGCATGCCTGCGATGTGCGCAGCAGCGTGACTGAAGCATTCGCCCAGGAAGGTGGTGTTGCCTGCGAATCTCCCGCCAGCATGGCGGCAGCCTGCGATGTGATCATTACCGTCGTGGTCAATGCCGAGCAGACCGAGACCGTTCTGTTTGGTGAGAACGGCGCAGTTGCAGCCTTGCGCCCGGGCAGCCTGGTGATTGGTTGCGCCACCGTCGCGCCAACCTTCGCGGTGGAGCTCGGCGAGCGGCTGGCCGCGCAACACCTGCTGTACCTCGACGCACCGATCTCCGGCGGCGCCGCCAAAGCCGCCTCCGGCCAGATGACCATGATGACCTCCGGCCCCGCCGATTCCTACGCCAAGGCTGAAGCCATCCTCAATGGCATGGCCGGCAAGGTCTACCGCCTGGGCGACGTCCACGGGTTGGGCTCGAAAGTCAAAATCATCAATCAGTTGCTGGCTGGCGTCCACATCGCTGCCAGTGCCGAGGCCATGGCGCTCGGCCTGCGTGAAGGCGTGGATGCCGACGCGCTGTACGAAGTGATCACCAACAGCGCCGGCAACTCGTGGATGTTCGAAAACCGCGTGCCGCACATCCTCAACGCCGATTACACACCGCTGTCGGCTGTGGATATCTTCGTCAAGGACCTCGGCCTGGTACTGGATACCGCCCGCAGCAGCAAATTCCCGTTGCCGCTGTCGGCCACGGCGCACCAAATGTTCATGCAGGCCTCCAGTGCCGGTTTCGGCCGTGAGGATGACTCGGCGGTGATCAAGATTTTCCCGGGCATTGAATTGCCGAAAGCCAAGCCAGAAAAAGCCTGA
- a CDS encoding YkgJ family cysteine cluster protein, whose translation MKSTLIAAAELDRIDTWAKYSSHMCGGCVSSCCTLPVEVKIKDLIRIGIVDEFERGDPAKNIAKRLQKEGIVERYNQKSEIFTLQRMSNNDCLYLDRKSRLCTIYDKRPDTCRNHPKIGPRPGYCAYKPKDVVRQESGSLKNATSAPVPKF comes from the coding sequence ATGAAATCCACCTTGATCGCCGCCGCAGAACTCGATCGTATCGATACCTGGGCCAAGTACTCCAGCCACATGTGCGGGGGCTGCGTGTCCAGTTGCTGCACGTTACCGGTCGAAGTGAAGATCAAGGACCTGATCCGCATCGGCATCGTCGATGAGTTCGAACGGGGTGATCCGGCGAAGAACATCGCCAAGCGTTTGCAAAAAGAAGGCATCGTCGAGCGCTACAACCAGAAGTCGGAAATCTTCACCCTGCAGCGCATGAGTAACAACGACTGCCTGTATCTGGACCGCAAAAGCCGTCTGTGTACGATCTACGATAAACGCCCGGACACCTGCCGCAACCATCCGAAGATCGGCCCGCGCCCGGGTTACTGCGCCTACAAGCCCAAAGACGTAGTTCGCCAGGAAAGCGGTTCACTGAAAAACGCCACCAGCGCGCCAGTGCCTAAATTCTGA
- the choV gene encoding choline ABC transporter ATP-binding protein, giving the protein MSIIKFDKVDVIFSKDPREALKLLDEGLTRDQILKKTGQIVGVENASLDIEKGEICVLMGLSGSGKSSLLRCINGLNTVSRGSLFVEHEGSQINIANCSAAELKMMRTKRIAMVFQKFALMPWLTVRENISFGLEMQGRPEKERRKLVDEKLELVGLTQWRNKKPDELSGGMQQRVGLARALAMDADILLMDEPFSALDPLIRQGLQDELLALQSKLSKTIVFVSHDLDEALKLGSRIAIMKDGRIVQYSVPEQIVLNPADEYVRTFVAHTNPLNVLCGRSLMRTVDDCTRVNGSVCLDPSGDSWLDLAEGNVIKGARQGAGPLDLQNWTPGQDVNSLDRRPTLVHSNIGMRDALQIRYQTGNKLVLQDGNQVVGILGDTELYHALLGKNHG; this is encoded by the coding sequence ATGAGCATCATCAAATTCGACAAGGTAGACGTCATCTTCTCCAAGGACCCGCGTGAGGCCCTCAAGCTTCTGGATGAAGGCCTTACGCGTGACCAGATCCTCAAGAAAACCGGACAGATCGTCGGCGTCGAAAACGCCAGTCTCGATATCGAAAAGGGCGAAATCTGCGTATTGATGGGCCTCTCGGGCTCAGGCAAATCCAGCCTTTTGCGCTGTATCAACGGTCTTAATACCGTGAGCCGTGGTTCGCTGTTCGTCGAGCACGAAGGCTCGCAGATCAATATCGCCAATTGCAGCGCCGCCGAACTGAAGATGATGCGCACCAAGCGCATCGCGATGGTGTTCCAGAAGTTCGCCCTGATGCCCTGGTTGACGGTGCGCGAGAACATCAGTTTCGGCCTGGAAATGCAGGGTCGCCCTGAAAAGGAACGGCGCAAGCTGGTGGATGAAAAGCTGGAGCTGGTCGGCCTGACCCAGTGGCGCAACAAGAAGCCGGACGAACTTTCCGGTGGTATGCAGCAGCGCGTGGGACTGGCCCGAGCATTGGCGATGGACGCCGACATTCTGCTGATGGACGAACCGTTCTCGGCGCTCGACCCGTTGATCCGCCAGGGATTGCAGGATGAGCTGCTCGCCCTGCAAAGCAAGCTGAGCAAGACCATCGTGTTCGTCAGCCACGATCTGGATGAGGCGCTGAAACTCGGCAGCCGCATTGCCATCATGAAAGACGGCCGCATCGTGCAGTACAGCGTGCCGGAACAGATCGTCCTCAACCCGGCTGATGAGTACGTGCGGACCTTCGTTGCGCACACCAACCCGTTGAATGTGCTGTGTGGTCGCAGCCTGATGCGCACCGTCGATGACTGCACAAGGGTCAATGGCTCGGTGTGTCTGGACCCGAGTGGCGACTCGTGGCTTGATCTGGCAGAAGGCAATGTGATCAAGGGCGCACGCCAGGGCGCCGGCCCGCTTGACCTGCAAAACTGGACCCCTGGCCAGGACGTGAACAGTCTGGATCGCCGCCCGACGCTGGTGCATTCCAACATAGGCATGCGCGACGCCTTGCAGATCCGCTACCAGACAGGCAATAAACTGGTCTTGCAGGACGGCAATCAGGTGGTCGGCATTCTCGGCGATACCGAGCTATACCACGCACTGCTGGGTAAAAATCATGGGTAG